GAAGCCATTATCATAGCTAATTCCCTTGCTTTCTCAACTCCCAATATTTTCAGGGCTATCTTAGCTATAGGATGGACTCTAACGACACCTCCAACAGTTCCCACTGCTAATGGGAGCTCTATGCTACCCCAGAGGTCCCCGTTATCATCCACCCAGTAGTTAGTGAGGGTAGTGTACTTCCCGCTCCTAGCGGCATAACTGTGAGCTCCAGCCTCCAAAGCCCTAGTGTCCTGGCCTGTCGCCAGAGCTACAGCTATTATACCGTTCATTATCCCCTTATTGTGTGTAGCAGCCCTGTAAGGATCGTGTTTAGCGAATCTGTAGGCCCACATTATCCCCTCGACGACTTCCTCCCCTCCTATCGCTGCCTTCGAGAACTTGGCTTTAGCTCTAGCCAACCTTCTATCAGCTAAATTCGATATTATCCTCAAATAGACCTTCCCCCCTGTTAATCTCTCTATAGTAGGGGCCAGGCCCTCAGCCATTGTATTGACAGTATTAGCCCCCATCGCATCTAAAGTATCCACTAAGAGGTGAACTATGAGCATCGGCCCGGCTTCGGTGCCCACGACTCTAACCTCGAGATCCCTAGCCCCTCCTCCGAGTCTAGTCAGTAGGGGATCCATCTCATTAGCAGCTGCTATCAGCTTGTCCTTCTCGGCCATTATCCTCCTGATCGCCTCCTCGAGATCGGGGACCTTGACTACCTGTATCTGAGATATCATTATTGAATCAGTGGCCTCCGCTTCGAATCCCCCGGAATCCCTGGCCATCTTAGCTGCATTACTAGCGGCAGCTACTACACTGGGCTCCTCTATTACCATGGGGATCAAGTAATCCTTCCCGTTTATCAGGAAGTTAGTAGCTATAGCGAAGGGGAGGGAGTAAAGGCCTATGACGTTCTCTATCATGTGATCAGCGACTTCCCTGGGGAGCTTACCCTCTCTCAGTACCTCAACTTCTTCATCGGTCAGGCCAGCGAATTCCCTAACTATCTTTAGCCTCTCATCCATCGGGAGATTGTAGAACCCGGATATCCTGGAAGTTCGCATAGCTCATTCACCATTTATTTAATATTACCATTACGCCCGGGGATGTCTTGCTAGCGTTAGCTGCGGCTATATTCGCGGGGTGCGTCTGGGGCATAACCCCCAGCTTGTACGCTCAAGCATCTAGAGAAGGCGGATCTGCTAGGGCTAATTTCTGGAAGTCCTTAGGAGCCCTATCAGTACTCCTCCTCCTTTATCTAAGTAACTTCGAGCTGCCCTCGCGAGTAGCGATGATTTACATAATCCTGAACGCAGCTCTCGGCACTGGAATAGCCGATTACTCATTCCTGAAGTCTATAGCCATTATAGGGCCGAGCAGAGCGACGCCCATAGGATTCACTTACCTAATATGGACGGCCATACTCCCCAGCATAATGATAGGGGAACCATTCTCAGCCTTCGTTCTTTTAGGGGCTGCTCTCGCTTTCCTCGGGATATGGCTCATCTCGAGGGGCTCAGGGGAGTGGAAGATGAGAGGGATAGTCTTGAGCCTAATAGCATCCATAGGGTGGACCCTCAGCCCTATAGCGGCTAAACAAGCCCTGAATTATGTCAGCGAGGTGACCTTAGCCACTTGGAACTCGATAATAGTGGCTTCCCTCTACCTCATGCTCTCCCTCCCGAGCCCTAGGGTGAGGGGTCAGGGGAAAGCAGCTCTAGGGGGGATGATAGGGGTGGGCATATCCCTACCGCTCTACTTCTACGCTGTCAGGGAGCTAGGTGTGGCTCTAGCTTCACTGACGACAGCACTCGCTCCCCCAGTCTCCCAGATAGCCTCTGCCCTTAGTGGAAATAAATTGAATAGAAATGAAGTTATTGGTACAATATTAATAACAGCTGGGATAATAATAGCTATATCAATTTAGATCTCTTCGAGATACCTTATGAAGCTCTCGGAGGTGAAAAGACGCTCCTTTCACTCGTAACCTTTATTTGAAATTGAGGTAGCATAATCTGGATGGTATCGAAGTTCGCGGATATGCTGATAGACCTGCTCCTAAAGAAGGGAGTGAAGGAGATAGAGCCTAAGCTCGATTATGATTATGGGGTAAGTTATTATGAATCTTTAGGTATTTCTCGTGATGATTTCCCGAATTTAAATGATATTCTGATCGAGCTTGAGAGGAAGGGGATATTGAAAGGGACTAAAGTGGGGACCATACCCACCTGCCCGAATTGCGGCTCCCACAAGCTGATATTGAGGCTTCTCTGCCCGATCTGCGACTCGCCGAATATAAGGAGGGTGGAGGCTATCCATCACATATCTTGCAATTTCACCGCTCCCTCGGACATGTTCTCATCGGGGGAGATCCTGAGGTGCCCGAATTGCGGTAAGCCGTTGAGGGCAATAGGAGTCGATTACAATAAGTATCAGAACGTGATATATTGTGAGAATTGCAAGAGAGTATCTATCTCCCCCAAGCTAATCTTCATCTGTTCCGATTGCGGGGAGTCCATGAGTGAGGGCGAGTTAGATCTGAAGCCCCTATTGAGGTATGAGGTCATCGAGGAGAGGTTGCTCAAGCCCTCGCTCGAGAGAGCTATATCCGAGGGGCTCGAGAGGAGGGGGGTGGAAGTCAAGCATCCCAGTGAAGCCATAGGTGCCTCAGGCCTGACTCAGAGGTTCTCGCTCTCAGTTAAGGGAGGGGATTCGGAAAGATTCATAGACATCGTTGAATCTAGCGAGGGCGTGGGGGAGGAGAAAGTCCTAGCTCTATTCGGGAAGCTCTTCGATATATCAGCAAAGGGAGGCGTGCTAGTAGCGATACCCAGAGCTACTCAAGAGGCGAAAACCCTAGCTAAGAGCTTAAACATAGAGATAGTTGAGGCATCGAACTTGGATGAGGCATTGACGAAGCTCCATTCCCTGATAAAGGAGGAGAAGGGGAAGGATCGCCGAGAGGTGGTAGGGTGATCCCATGCACGAGAGGGCCCTGAGGCTCATCGACCTGATAATAAGCGAGGCCTTAGATGAGATAAGGCCGAGTTTCGATCCCCTGAAGGGTTACGAGTACTGCTTGAGGGGGGAGTGCGAGGGAGTAGGGGAGGCCCTAGAGTATCTATACGAGAGAGGGTATCTCAGGAAGGAGTTGCATGATAGAGTTGCTAGCTGCCCGAATTGCGGATCCGAGGTATTCCTTCTGAGGGCTAAATGCCCTTACTGCGGTTCATTGAACTTCTCTAAGGGCATAGTAATAGAGCACTTGAGCTGCGGTTACTCAGGGCTCGAGGAGGAGTTCATGAGTCCTGATGGGAGGAGGATATGCCCGAAGTGCGGGAAGGAACTGAAGGCTCCTGGGGTAGATTACATCAGAGTAGCTGACATTTACAGATGTGCATCTTGCAAGGAGGCCTTCTCAGTTCCCTTATATTCTTATAGATGTCTGAATTGCGGTCATGAGGGCCCAATGATAGAGCTGGTCCCCAAGGAGGTCTACAAGTATCTGGTCGTCAGGGAGGCCTTTGAGAGCGATCCTATTAGCAGGAAGATCCTCGATATCGTGAGGAAGCTTGCTGATATAGGATATAGGGTAGAGGGCCCTAGAGCTAGAGTTAAGGGGAGATCCGGCGCAGAATACGATTTCACGATAGCTGTATGGTTAGAGGGATCTGATGAGCCCATAGCAGTACTGGATTTCGTCAGAGGTCCTATTGATGATGAGAGACTCCTCTCATTCTTCGCCAAGTCCCTCGATGTCATGGCGAAGGAGAGGATATTAGTTACGCAAGCGAAGGACAGCTTAATGGAAGCGAAAGCGAGTAGGTTGGGCATAAGGGTCTTCGAGCTGGAGGATGAGGATCTCGTAGGGAAGATAGGGGAAGTGCTGCTTTCCCTGCATGTAAAAGGGAGTGAAACTTGAGGAGGATATATCTCAC
The sequence above is drawn from the Candidatus Korarchaeum cryptofilum OPF8 genome and encodes:
- a CDS encoding TackOD1 domain-containing metal-binding protein; amino-acid sequence: MHERALRLIDLIISEALDEIRPSFDPLKGYEYCLRGECEGVGEALEYLYERGYLRKELHDRVASCPNCGSEVFLLRAKCPYCGSLNFSKGIVIEHLSCGYSGLEEEFMSPDGRRICPKCGKELKAPGVDYIRVADIYRCASCKEAFSVPLYSYRCLNCGHEGPMIELVPKEVYKYLVVREAFESDPISRKILDIVRKLADIGYRVEGPRARVKGRSGAEYDFTIAVWLEGSDEPIAVLDFVRGPIDDERLLSFFAKSLDVMAKERILVTQAKDSLMEAKASRLGIRVFELEDEDLVGKIGEVLLSLHVKGSET
- a CDS encoding hydroxymethylglutaryl-CoA reductase, degradative; translated protein: MRTSRISGFYNLPMDERLKIVREFAGLTDEEVEVLREGKLPREVADHMIENVIGLYSLPFAIATNFLINGKDYLIPMVIEEPSVVAAASNAAKMARDSGGFEAEATDSIMISQIQVVKVPDLEEAIRRIMAEKDKLIAAANEMDPLLTRLGGGARDLEVRVVGTEAGPMLIVHLLVDTLDAMGANTVNTMAEGLAPTIERLTGGKVYLRIISNLADRRLARAKAKFSKAAIGGEEVVEGIMWAYRFAKHDPYRAATHNKGIMNGIIAVALATGQDTRALEAGAHSYAARSGKYTTLTNYWVDDNGDLWGSIELPLAVGTVGGVVRVHPIAKIALKILGVEKARELAMIMASVGLAQNFAALRALATEGIQAGHMKLHARNIAMSVGASPSEIDEVVERMIRERKINVERAKQILEEMRSGKKA
- a CDS encoding DMT family transporter, whose translation is MLALAAAIFAGCVWGITPSLYAQASREGGSARANFWKSLGALSVLLLLYLSNFELPSRVAMIYIILNAALGTGIADYSFLKSIAIIGPSRATPIGFTYLIWTAILPSIMIGEPFSAFVLLGAALAFLGIWLISRGSGEWKMRGIVLSLIASIGWTLSPIAAKQALNYVSEVTLATWNSIIVASLYLMLSLPSPRVRGQGKAALGGMIGVGISLPLYFYAVRELGVALASLTTALAPPVSQIASALSGNKLNRNEVIGTILITAGIIIAISI
- a CDS encoding TackOD1 domain-containing metal-binding protein, with amino-acid sequence MVSKFADMLIDLLLKKGVKEIEPKLDYDYGVSYYESLGISRDDFPNLNDILIELERKGILKGTKVGTIPTCPNCGSHKLILRLLCPICDSPNIRRVEAIHHISCNFTAPSDMFSSGEILRCPNCGKPLRAIGVDYNKYQNVIYCENCKRVSISPKLIFICSDCGESMSEGELDLKPLLRYEVIEERLLKPSLERAISEGLERRGVEVKHPSEAIGASGLTQRFSLSVKGGDSERFIDIVESSEGVGEEKVLALFGKLFDISAKGGVLVAIPRATQEAKTLAKSLNIEIVEASNLDEALTKLHSLIKEEKGKDRREVVG